The following are from one region of the Shinella zoogloeoides genome:
- a CDS encoding phage tail tip lysozyme, giving the protein MTAIRVELELADGQFVSRMIHAGETVGQFQQNVARGSAALTALNQAGLGVISSVSRADQASRGFLSTLRDVSIVTGMLSLGISKAMNLQNSWIGSIVRINAEFEKLNFQMQGMARSADPIREAGQNVAWLREKAMEMPFSLKAITDGFVRLNATGIDPTKGALDALADGITAFGGGEEQMKRTLVGISQMSGKGVVQMEEMRQQIAEHMPRAMELMARSMGVSMAQLIKDISTGRVAAGASLEAFFGELERTFGGRAAQMMQTFNGQLQRTKTQLELLATSDTIRLEFFDGALKDQLADLNAFLTSPRAQAYADQLGQAMAKGVTWVRAAIDQLIAFRREIGNVAQAAAYVFGANLLFKGLGAMGGALGSLRNELKLVSLQFTMAGAAQNAYTIAANSGAPPLIRLSRGFAAVTASMRGLMMGAAAFAPWIAGLGLAVYAAGQYFGWFGDRVGDAYNDLVRFGAESRAQAQETSQAHIAALEARLAAMKNAATMSSSGKWSEEIQQVEKELADARARQGELLLVAGEREDTQMLTRFSESVERKLNLVKSGYDREMIAAEKYYNDLANTTRDKGGDVQKIEDDRREAYAKAQKKFYEDQIRELEGMILWEESVETYAEGVKKKQSQQRLDMLRARLRQESEALRSFKAADVPLLAKLDDPNSAYDKGSKLFARLQEDIAGVKAEIQGASPELAKLQEMLRTNKFGDMGREEVQALAADIRNATAELEQFEELRKGQKDAERDLKQIEDRLFDREMDLLEKKQGKTITEGERFILRMENGAYKGLGPASQIAKALEGVYGRLDIAGSKSNQLGETLRTNAFGDQSQGKIQGVNEKLRETALILDQIGQGLNGINFSGFNASGIAGMAGGFGASTALPVNVPKDMSDRMAQAMQILMEKGWSQIAASGIVGNLAGESSLNPNARNKGDGSDGSDSIGVAQWNSNRARALQQFAAMRGSNWNDFRTQIEFVDWELRNTEASAGSAIGLARSPEAASEMFMRKYERPAEWAIRESGPKRAGYAKTAYGLGGGGASSQPAAETTPIVNYNPELEAQIQERVRVTEKLTTAAQTLSQRENDILTGEQQQGRADYLKELKDKAEQAAKGIEGTGKNLSELQDKIKSGTLGSKDLAAPEYKELIAAAKELDKIEEDRRKKKSAMSKADQQTEEFSRRQIELARRVEEANARMLDPLEQKSSTAYRALRQDLDDYLSDVQRAYGQESTQYQQALDFRAAMLRQHRNMEVAENGAKWAKNTADINRGLMSESQRRQLALQEEIARIDAEVAAFQGSEAEKVQIVAAAEAQKAALRKQAAAAASPITGMMQQWGDLQTNLANATQQWMGSLADGLTNLIMGTGDLRSVIQGILKDVVNMGLKYLMSQMMGGKSQSGASGAKGAAGKTGKAATSAATGGKGKMFPIRHTGGLVNASGVYKAVNPSVFVGAQKYHTGGIIGGPKLSRGEVPIIAKEGEGVFTPEQMANMGGFNQTSFQINAPVQVNGSAGTPEQNQDLAKRVAKQMEDTFRGIAADEMRKQTRPGNFANSRSR; this is encoded by the coding sequence ATGACAGCGATCCGCGTCGAACTGGAACTTGCCGACGGCCAATTCGTCTCCCGCATGATTCATGCGGGGGAGACCGTTGGTCAGTTCCAGCAGAACGTCGCGCGCGGATCGGCTGCACTCACAGCTCTCAACCAGGCCGGCCTGGGTGTCATCTCGTCCGTTTCTCGTGCCGACCAAGCCTCGCGCGGCTTCCTGTCGACGCTCCGAGACGTATCCATCGTCACGGGTATGCTGTCGCTCGGCATCTCCAAGGCGATGAACCTTCAGAACTCGTGGATTGGATCCATCGTCCGGATCAACGCCGAGTTCGAAAAGCTCAATTTCCAGATGCAGGGTATGGCACGCTCCGCCGACCCGATCCGTGAGGCTGGCCAAAACGTGGCCTGGCTGCGCGAGAAGGCCATGGAGATGCCGTTCTCGCTGAAGGCCATCACGGATGGTTTCGTGCGCCTGAACGCGACCGGCATCGATCCGACCAAGGGGGCGCTCGACGCACTTGCTGACGGCATCACCGCCTTTGGTGGCGGCGAAGAGCAGATGAAGCGCACGCTCGTCGGCATTTCCCAGATGTCCGGCAAGGGCGTCGTCCAGATGGAAGAAATGCGTCAGCAGATCGCCGAGCACATGCCTCGTGCGATGGAGCTGATGGCGCGCTCGATGGGCGTCTCCATGGCGCAGCTCATCAAAGATATCTCGACGGGTCGAGTGGCCGCCGGCGCATCGCTGGAAGCGTTCTTCGGCGAGCTTGAGCGCACGTTCGGCGGTCGCGCCGCGCAAATGATGCAGACCTTCAACGGCCAGCTTCAGCGCACCAAGACCCAGCTCGAACTTCTGGCTACGTCCGATACGATCCGGCTGGAATTCTTCGACGGCGCGCTGAAGGATCAGCTCGCCGACCTGAACGCATTCCTGACGTCGCCTCGCGCCCAGGCTTACGCTGACCAGCTCGGTCAAGCCATGGCCAAGGGCGTGACCTGGGTTCGCGCCGCGATCGACCAGCTCATCGCGTTCCGTCGCGAGATCGGCAACGTCGCCCAAGCAGCCGCCTACGTCTTCGGCGCAAACCTGTTGTTCAAGGGTCTCGGCGCGATGGGCGGGGCGCTCGGCTCGCTTCGCAACGAGCTGAAACTGGTCAGTCTCCAGTTCACGATGGCCGGCGCCGCCCAGAATGCCTACACGATCGCGGCAAATTCCGGCGCCCCGCCGCTCATTCGCCTGAGCAGGGGCTTCGCTGCTGTCACCGCCTCCATGCGCGGCCTGATGATGGGCGCGGCTGCGTTCGCGCCCTGGATCGCCGGCCTTGGCCTGGCCGTCTACGCTGCCGGCCAGTATTTCGGCTGGTTCGGCGATCGCGTCGGCGACGCCTACAACGATCTCGTCCGCTTTGGAGCGGAGTCCCGCGCGCAGGCCCAGGAAACATCCCAGGCCCACATCGCGGCGCTGGAAGCGCGCCTCGCGGCGATGAAGAACGCTGCCACGATGTCGTCTTCCGGCAAGTGGTCGGAAGAGATCCAGCAGGTCGAAAAGGAACTTGCCGACGCTCGCGCGCGTCAGGGCGAACTTCTGCTCGTCGCCGGCGAGCGTGAAGACACCCAGATGCTGACCCGTTTCTCGGAGTCGGTCGAGCGTAAGCTGAACCTCGTCAAGTCGGGCTACGACCGTGAGATGATCGCGGCCGAGAAGTATTACAACGACCTGGCCAACACCACCCGCGACAAGGGCGGGGACGTTCAGAAGATCGAGGACGATCGTCGCGAAGCCTACGCGAAGGCGCAGAAGAAGTTCTACGAAGATCAGATCCGCGAACTGGAGGGCATGATCCTCTGGGAAGAGAGCGTCGAGACCTATGCCGAAGGCGTGAAGAAGAAGCAGTCCCAGCAGCGTCTGGACATGCTTCGCGCTCGTCTTCGTCAGGAAAGCGAGGCTCTTCGCTCGTTCAAGGCGGCCGACGTTCCTCTCCTGGCCAAGCTCGATGACCCGAACTCCGCCTACGACAAGGGCAGCAAGCTGTTCGCTCGGCTCCAGGAGGATATTGCCGGTGTCAAGGCGGAGATCCAGGGCGCATCCCCGGAACTCGCCAAGCTCCAGGAAATGCTTCGGACCAACAAGTTCGGCGACATGGGTCGCGAGGAAGTCCAGGCGTTGGCCGCAGACATCCGCAACGCCACTGCCGAGCTGGAGCAGTTCGAAGAGCTTCGCAAGGGGCAGAAGGACGCTGAGCGCGATCTGAAACAGATCGAGGATCGCCTTTTCGATCGCGAGATGGATCTGCTTGAAAAGAAGCAGGGCAAGACGATCACCGAGGGTGAGCGCTTCATTCTGCGCATGGAAAATGGCGCCTACAAGGGCCTTGGCCCGGCGTCCCAGATCGCGAAGGCGCTGGAAGGCGTCTACGGGCGTCTGGATATCGCAGGGTCGAAGTCTAACCAGCTCGGCGAGACGCTGCGCACCAACGCGTTCGGCGACCAGTCCCAGGGCAAGATCCAGGGCGTCAACGAAAAGCTCCGTGAAACCGCCCTGATCCTCGACCAGATCGGACAGGGGCTGAATGGCATCAACTTCAGCGGCTTCAACGCCTCAGGCATTGCCGGCATGGCGGGCGGCTTTGGCGCATCCACCGCTCTTCCCGTCAACGTGCCGAAGGACATGTCCGATCGGATGGCGCAGGCCATGCAGATCCTCATGGAAAAGGGTTGGTCGCAGATTGCCGCATCAGGCATCGTCGGCAACCTGGCCGGCGAAAGCTCGCTCAATCCGAACGCCCGGAACAAGGGCGACGGCAGCGACGGCTCGGATTCGATTGGTGTTGCTCAGTGGAATTCCAACCGTGCGCGCGCACTCCAGCAGTTCGCCGCGATGCGCGGCAGCAACTGGAACGATTTCCGCACCCAGATCGAGTTTGTCGATTGGGAGCTGCGCAATACTGAAGCGTCTGCCGGTAGCGCCATCGGCCTTGCGCGATCGCCGGAAGCCGCCTCCGAGATGTTCATGCGCAAGTATGAGCGTCCGGCGGAATGGGCGATCCGCGAAAGCGGCCCCAAGCGCGCTGGCTATGCGAAAACCGCCTACGGTCTTGGCGGGGGCGGCGCCTCCTCGCAGCCCGCTGCCGAAACGACGCCCATCGTCAACTACAACCCGGAACTGGAAGCCCAGATCCAGGAACGCGTTCGCGTCACGGAAAAGCTGACGACCGCCGCTCAGACCCTGAGCCAGCGTGAAAACGACATTCTGACCGGGGAGCAGCAGCAGGGCAGGGCGGATTACCTCAAGGAGCTGAAGGACAAGGCTGAGCAGGCAGCCAAGGGCATCGAGGGCACCGGCAAGAACCTGTCCGAACTTCAGGACAAGATCAAGTCCGGCACGCTCGGCTCCAAGGATCTCGCAGCGCCGGAATACAAGGAGCTGATCGCGGCGGCGAAGGAACTCGACAAGATCGAGGAAGACCGTCGCAAGAAGAAGTCGGCCATGTCGAAGGCCGATCAGCAGACAGAGGAATTCAGCCGTCGCCAGATTGAGCTTGCTCGCCGCGTCGAGGAGGCCAACGCGCGCATGCTCGACCCGCTGGAGCAGAAGTCCAGCACTGCCTATCGCGCTCTGCGCCAGGATCTTGACGACTACCTGTCGGATGTCCAGCGCGCATATGGCCAGGAGAGCACGCAGTATCAGCAAGCGCTCGATTTCCGCGCGGCGATGCTCCGCCAGCACCGCAACATGGAAGTCGCTGAGAACGGCGCGAAGTGGGCAAAGAACACGGCCGATATCAATCGCGGCCTGATGTCTGAAAGCCAGCGTCGCCAGCTTGCGCTCCAGGAAGAGATTGCCCGGATCGACGCCGAGGTTGCCGCCTTCCAGGGCTCCGAGGCTGAGAAGGTCCAGATCGTGGCTGCCGCCGAAGCGCAGAAGGCTGCTCTTCGAAAGCAGGCCGCCGCCGCTGCCAGCCCGATCACTGGCATGATGCAGCAGTGGGGCGATCTTCAAACGAACCTCGCCAATGCGACGCAGCAGTGGATGGGCTCGCTCGCCGATGGCCTGACGAACCTCATCATGGGCACCGGCGATCTGCGCTCGGTCATCCAGGGCATCCTGAAGGATGTCGTGAACATGGGGCTGAAATACCTCATGTCCCAGATGATGGGCGGCAAGAGTCAGAGCGGCGCAAGTGGCGCGAAGGGTGCGGCGGGTAAGACCGGCAAGGCTGCAACCAGCGCTGCCACGGGCGGCAAGGGCAAGATGTTCCCTATTCGCCACACCGGCGGCCTCGTCAATGCGTCCGGCGTTTACAAAGCGGTTAACCCGAGCGTCTTCGTTGGCGCGCAGAAATACCACACCGGCGGCATCATCGGCGGCCCGAAACTGTCGCGTGGGGAGGTTCCTATCATCGCCAAGGAAGGCGAGGGCGTCTTCACGCCTGAGCAGATGGCGAACATGGGCGGGTTCAATCAGACGTCGTTCCAGATCAACGCACCGGTTCAGGTCAACGGATCGGCCGGCACGCCCGAGCAGAACCAGGATCTGGCAAAGCGCGTGGCGAAGCAGATGGAAGACACTTTCCGGGGCATCGCCGCTGACGAGATGCGTAAGCAGACCCGCCCAGGCAACTTCGCGAATTCGAGGAGCAGGTAA
- a CDS encoding phage tail protein yields the protein MALKTFTPPVGPSPGTAFEPQIKVLEAEFGDGYSQPTPDGINNVREKVKLNWDGLTEREMSAINAFFMARKGAEAFYFKPAGYDRPLKWTCKEWGRTLTDGVWKMTATFVQSFTAQI from the coding sequence ATGGCGCTCAAGACCTTCACACCGCCGGTCGGCCCTTCGCCGGGCACGGCGTTCGAGCCTCAGATCAAGGTGCTGGAGGCAGAGTTCGGCGACGGCTATTCGCAGCCGACGCCGGACGGCATCAACAACGTGCGCGAGAAGGTGAAGCTGAATTGGGACGGCCTCACCGAGCGCGAGATGAGCGCCATCAACGCCTTCTTCATGGCGCGCAAAGGCGCCGAGGCGTTCTACTTCAAGCCGGCTGGTTACGATCGGCCGCTCAAGTGGACCTGCAAAGAGTGGGGGCGCACCTTGACGGATGGGGTCTGGAAGATGACGGCTACCTTCGTTCAGTCCTTCACTGCTCAAATCTGA
- a CDS encoding phage minor tail protein L, with protein MVTLYQAAQSLTPDPIVSLFTLDTSSIGGPLVPFVQGREADQAVSFGNVEYQALDCEFTGMEVSGVGALPTPTIRVANHDGIIQSILNTWGDVLGCPIYRMRTFARFLDNGSEPDSESFYGPDQFRIERLVAENPVYLEWELSTAIDQEGKLLPGRPVIRDTCLWRYRAYNASTNGFDYSKAQCRYAGNKFYDINDQEVSEPSLDVPSRRISCCEARFGKGNPLPFGGFPGVARVRA; from the coding sequence TTGGTTACGCTTTACCAAGCCGCGCAAAGCCTGACGCCTGATCCGATCGTGAGCCTCTTCACGCTCGATACGTCGTCTATTGGCGGCCCCTTGGTTCCGTTTGTGCAGGGCAGGGAAGCCGACCAGGCGGTGTCCTTCGGGAACGTGGAGTATCAGGCGCTCGACTGCGAGTTCACCGGGATGGAAGTGTCGGGGGTGGGCGCGCTGCCTACGCCAACCATTCGTGTCGCCAACCATGACGGCATCATCCAGTCCATTCTCAACACCTGGGGCGACGTTCTCGGCTGCCCGATCTATCGGATGCGCACCTTCGCGCGCTTTCTCGATAACGGGTCGGAACCCGACAGCGAGTCCTTCTACGGCCCGGACCAGTTTCGCATCGAGCGTCTGGTGGCTGAAAATCCCGTCTATCTCGAATGGGAACTCTCGACCGCCATCGACCAGGAAGGCAAGCTGCTGCCGGGCCGACCGGTGATCCGTGACACCTGCCTCTGGCGATATCGCGCCTACAACGCCAGCACGAATGGCTTCGACTACTCGAAGGCGCAGTGCCGCTACGCCGGCAACAAGTTCTACGACATCAACGACCAGGAGGTCAGCGAACCCTCGCTTGACGTTCCGAGCCGGCGCATTTCGTGCTGCGAGGCGCGCTTCGGCAAAGGTAATCCGCTGCCATTTGGTGGCTTCCCGGGTGTAGCAAGGGTGCGCGCGTGA
- a CDS encoding NlpC/P60 family protein yields MIGQISTDVAWGIIPILEEDKIFRIGEPIMWGGNVPKSDLIGREFLHGIHDCYSLIKDTFALGKEGLAAQGISDVWPYEPRLLPEVPRDDGWWELGKDLYVDGLKKNGFRIIQPHEARAGDGFLTKIRSDKLNHAGLLVTDDTIIHHLPMRASRREPAGLWGRQAEIWVRHEGLDA; encoded by the coding sequence ATGATCGGGCAGATCAGCACGGATGTCGCATGGGGCATCATTCCGATCCTGGAAGAGGACAAGATCTTCCGTATCGGCGAGCCCATCATGTGGGGCGGCAACGTGCCCAAGAGCGATCTGATCGGCCGCGAATTCCTGCACGGTATTCACGACTGCTACTCGCTGATCAAGGACACCTTCGCTCTCGGCAAGGAAGGTCTCGCCGCCCAGGGCATCAGCGACGTGTGGCCATATGAGCCCCGCCTGCTGCCCGAAGTTCCGCGCGACGACGGCTGGTGGGAACTGGGTAAGGATCTCTACGTCGACGGCCTGAAGAAGAACGGCTTTCGCATCATTCAGCCGCATGAAGCGCGCGCCGGCGACGGCTTCCTTACGAAAATCCGTTCCGACAAGCTCAATCACGCCGGTCTCCTCGTTACCGACGACACGATCATTCATCACCTGCCCATGCGCGCCTCGCGGCGTGAGCCGGCGGGTTTGTGGGGTCGCCAAGCCGAGATCTGGGTCCGCCATGAGGGCCTCGATGCGTAA
- the gpJ gene encoding TipJ family phage tail tip protein, translating into MHIVESEEAFRANEALHERGELVIRGSGGGGGGKGKGGGSGSDAENTLRSKARARMIEAISEGEIEGLVDGERSIYFEQTPVMNADGSYNFKNVIWREHKGLPDEGHFPGHAGVETANSVEVQVKASVGPVQRTIVDKNADAVRVILRIPALFEQDKKKGETKTASLAYRIDVRPYQGAWQVAVQKNISNEKCTSPYQIAHRIELPLNGSPWDVRVVRLSPDSAKVELQNDLWWEGYVTIVDGKFTYPHTAAVGLEVNGEDMGQSIPARSFHVKGLKILVPSNYDPIARTYTGIWNGTFKRAWTNNPAWIFYDLITNDRYGLGEFIRPEIVDKWSLYTIAQYCDQLVPSGYRNGDTGAMIMEPRFTYNGVINNREEAYHVLQAVTAAWRGMAYWSIGQVFATADIPADPIKVVTPANVIGGEFHYSGTAMKARHSVCLVKWNDPADFYRPATELIINDAMLRRYGWREKNVTFDGCTSRGLAHRYGKWILDVEQNENETVEYSASWDHAEVRPGDIVAIADPAKALVRAGGRVVSFNAATKTVKLDAPFEATPGETYSLMVALPNGKLDTKAVVSWASPSEAVLQSVFSEQVQPDAMYAVTGTDIRPRQFRVLSVREEEKNIFKVTALFHDPLKYARVEQNIKFDPLPYTRPQNVSFPPENLQVREIYYQLNGVQRSRMLFSWSPNPNSISRSYRVKIITPFDGEIDFGETERTWVELNDVTPGPYTFMVCAIGISKKPSDWVEFEYEAVGPAGMPIPTVTNIRLADRAGNEFVGRDVRVIWNNNFAGSSDPTSDEGGLSPGWSPFFKSNTVKVYDTATSKLLRTQETTGPSFTYSFEMNKADSLAAGFATARRSLRFEIVVSDTFGRTSLPSNGVFQNLPPAAVVPTSYISGDKIFLAFPHLADPDFVGHLIWFKTTGGYNPATTAAWGDTPDTNVVVPAEPTTTYYFRFAAYDAFGKDGLNYSPEIQIVTGLNGFDFDAPAVPAKPTLTSALENGQAKLVAQWTANTENDLAGYDVEIREGSGAWVSFLTTSNRYEWPVKAGVTYTVRLRAYDVSGNKSAVSASTTHTAIKDTTPPAAPTGFTVTAGLTSFWLEWVNPADADLDYIEVLEGTTNVAANAVVVGRALGTSFARTGLANQVARFFWLRAVDTSGNKSGLTAVQTATTATLPEAKRMTITGLTLTPNSPSSNRVAWSAFTVGIGSPTAGTTSANVAAGNVAWTSGSLYLYYVEGETTLRSTTSIATIYTNNGYPVAVYRGGTDVQMADGKVVMDGNNILAGTVGANQLVVNEAIITSTLQLKDAIITSAKIVSLKAEQIEAVGVLASTIQVGGDSLGTIKDRAADPASRINQGTTVIDPGKVLISGASRLSNWISGSDATKIDGGALAANSLKGNTAVIGMRGITIDGITFEHNSPSANRVSWTAGTIAYTDDAGASVTRAITASNVLWSAGTLYLYWVKGATTISSTTSFATANGDNNVILATYKGGIWLFASYGRTIVDGGQLKSQSVDTEQLKAGAVKAGIIDVTTLSAITADVGVMTAGLMRSANSKFQVDLNNERILIAD; encoded by the coding sequence ATGCATATCGTTGAAAGTGAAGAAGCGTTCCGTGCAAACGAAGCGCTGCACGAGCGCGGAGAGCTGGTCATTCGCGGCTCTGGCGGCGGTGGTGGCGGCAAGGGCAAGGGCGGCGGATCCGGTAGCGATGCCGAAAACACGCTGCGCTCGAAAGCTCGCGCGCGCATGATCGAGGCGATCTCCGAAGGGGAGATCGAGGGCCTGGTTGACGGCGAACGCTCGATCTACTTCGAGCAGACGCCGGTGATGAACGCCGACGGCAGTTACAATTTCAAGAACGTCATCTGGCGCGAGCACAAGGGACTTCCCGACGAGGGACACTTCCCCGGCCACGCAGGCGTGGAAACTGCAAATTCGGTCGAGGTGCAGGTCAAGGCGTCCGTTGGCCCGGTCCAGCGGACTATCGTCGACAAGAACGCCGATGCAGTGCGCGTCATTCTCCGCATCCCGGCGCTTTTTGAGCAGGACAAGAAGAAGGGCGAGACGAAGACGGCCTCGCTTGCCTATCGCATCGATGTGCGTCCCTATCAGGGCGCATGGCAAGTTGCTGTTCAAAAGAACATCAGCAACGAAAAGTGCACCAGCCCCTACCAGATCGCGCATCGCATTGAGCTGCCGCTGAACGGCTCGCCCTGGGACGTGCGCGTCGTGCGCCTCTCGCCCGACAGCGCCAAGGTCGAACTGCAGAACGACCTGTGGTGGGAAGGCTACGTCACGATCGTCGACGGCAAGTTCACCTATCCGCACACGGCCGCCGTCGGCCTGGAGGTGAACGGCGAGGACATGGGTCAGAGCATTCCGGCTCGCTCGTTCCACGTCAAGGGCCTGAAGATCCTCGTGCCGAGCAACTACGATCCCATCGCTCGCACATATACCGGCATTTGGAACGGCACATTCAAACGCGCCTGGACCAACAATCCGGCCTGGATCTTCTACGACCTGATCACCAACGATCGCTACGGCCTCGGCGAATTCATCCGGCCCGAGATCGTGGACAAGTGGTCGCTCTACACGATTGCTCAATACTGCGACCAGCTCGTGCCCTCTGGTTATCGCAATGGCGACACCGGCGCGATGATCATGGAGCCGCGTTTCACCTACAACGGGGTGATCAACAATCGCGAGGAAGCCTACCACGTCCTCCAGGCCGTAACCGCCGCCTGGCGCGGGATGGCCTATTGGTCGATCGGTCAGGTGTTCGCGACCGCCGACATTCCCGCTGACCCGATCAAGGTCGTGACGCCGGCAAATGTGATCGGTGGTGAGTTCCACTATTCCGGCACGGCCATGAAGGCGCGTCACTCCGTCTGCCTCGTCAAATGGAATGACCCCGCCGACTTCTACCGCCCGGCGACCGAGCTGATCATCAACGACGCGATGCTCCGTCGTTACGGCTGGCGCGAGAAAAACGTCACTTTCGACGGCTGCACCTCGCGTGGCCTTGCTCACCGCTACGGCAAGTGGATCCTGGACGTCGAGCAGAACGAGAACGAGACGGTGGAATATTCCGCCTCGTGGGATCACGCGGAGGTGCGCCCGGGCGACATCGTGGCGATCGCCGATCCGGCAAAGGCCCTCGTGCGCGCCGGCGGACGGGTCGTCTCCTTCAATGCCGCAACCAAGACGGTGAAGCTTGACGCCCCGTTCGAGGCGACGCCCGGCGAGACCTACTCTCTGATGGTCGCTCTTCCCAACGGCAAGCTGGACACCAAGGCCGTCGTGTCGTGGGCGAGCCCGTCCGAGGCGGTTCTCCAGAGCGTGTTCTCCGAACAGGTGCAGCCCGACGCGATGTATGCCGTTACGGGCACGGACATCCGTCCGCGCCAGTTCCGTGTCCTGTCCGTGCGCGAAGAAGAGAAGAACATCTTCAAGGTGACGGCGCTCTTCCATGATCCGCTGAAATACGCGCGCGTGGAGCAGAACATCAAGTTCGATCCGCTGCCCTACACCCGGCCGCAGAACGTTTCCTTCCCGCCTGAGAACCTTCAGGTGCGGGAGATCTACTATCAGCTCAACGGCGTGCAGCGCTCGCGCATGCTGTTTTCCTGGTCCCCCAATCCGAATTCGATCAGCCGCTCCTATCGCGTCAAGATCATCACGCCTTTTGACGGCGAGATCGACTTCGGCGAGACCGAGCGCACCTGGGTCGAACTGAACGATGTGACCCCCGGACCATACACTTTCATGGTCTGCGCCATCGGCATCTCGAAGAAGCCCTCCGATTGGGTCGAGTTCGAATACGAGGCGGTGGGTCCGGCTGGCATGCCCATTCCGACCGTCACGAACATCCGCCTTGCTGATCGCGCGGGCAACGAGTTTGTCGGCCGCGACGTTCGCGTGATCTGGAACAACAACTTCGCCGGCTCTTCCGACCCGACGTCCGACGAGGGCGGCCTGTCGCCCGGATGGTCGCCGTTCTTCAAGAGCAACACGGTCAAGGTCTATGACACTGCGACCAGCAAACTGTTGCGCACCCAGGAAACAACCGGCCCGTCGTTCACCTACAGCTTCGAGATGAACAAAGCCGACAGTCTGGCTGCTGGCTTTGCCACCGCGCGCCGCTCGCTGCGCTTCGAGATCGTGGTGAGTGATACGTTCGGGCGCACGTCGCTGCCGAGCAATGGCGTTTTCCAGAATCTCCCGCCGGCCGCCGTCGTTCCGACGAGCTATATCAGCGGCGACAAGATCTTCCTCGCGTTTCCGCATCTCGCCGATCCCGACTTCGTGGGCCATCTCATCTGGTTCAAGACCACCGGCGGCTACAATCCGGCGACCACGGCGGCGTGGGGCGACACGCCCGATACCAATGTCGTCGTGCCGGCCGAGCCGACCACGACATACTACTTCCGGTTTGCCGCTTATGACGCATTCGGCAAGGATGGTCTGAATTACTCGCCCGAGATCCAGATCGTCACGGGTCTGAATGGTTTCGACTTCGACGCGCCTGCTGTTCCGGCCAAGCCCACGCTGACCTCTGCGTTGGAGAACGGCCAGGCAAAGCTCGTCGCTCAGTGGACGGCGAATACCGAAAATGATCTTGCCGGATACGACGTCGAAATCCGCGAAGGCAGCGGAGCATGGGTGTCGTTCCTGACGACCTCCAATCGTTATGAGTGGCCTGTTAAGGCAGGGGTTACTTATACTGTCCGCCTTCGCGCATATGACGTCTCCGGCAACAAGTCTGCCGTGAGCGCCTCGACCACGCATACGGCGATCAAGGACACCACGCCGCCGGCCGCGCCAACCGGCTTCACGGTCACAGCAGGTCTGACGTCGTTCTGGCTTGAATGGGTCAATCCGGCGGACGCTGACCTCGACTATATTGAAGTCCTCGAAGGCACGACCAACGTCGCCGCGAACGCGGTGGTGGTCGGCCGCGCGCTCGGCACGTCCTTCGCTCGCACCGGCCTGGCAAACCAGGTCGCGCGCTTCTTCTGGCTGCGTGCCGTCGATACGTCGGGTAACAAGTCTGGCCTGACAGCAGTGCAGACGGCGACCACGGCCACGCTGCCTGAAGCCAAACGCATGACCATCACCGGTCTTACCCTGACGCCGAACAGCCCGAGCAGCAATCGTGTTGCCTGGTCGGCTTTCACGGTTGGTATCGGCTCGCCGACTGCCGGCACGACCAGCGCCAACGTTGCCGCCGGAAATGTCGCCTGGACCAGCGGCTCGCTCTACCTCTACTACGTCGAGGGCGAGACGACGCTGCGCTCCACGACGTCGATCGCGACCATCTACACGAACAATGGATATCCCGTCGCTGTCTATCGCGGTGGAACCGACGTGCAGATGGCCGACGGCAAGGTCGTCATGGATGGCAACAACATCCTGGCTGGCACGGTCGGGGCAAACCAGCTCGTCGTCAACGAAGCCATCATCACCAGCACGCTCCAGCTCAAGGACGCGATCATCACCTCGGCCAAGATCGTCTCGCTCAAGGCCGAGCAGATCGAAGCGGTCGGCGTCCTGGCGAGCACGATCCAGGTCGGCGGCGACAGTCTCGGCACGATCAAGGACCGGGCGGCCGATCCCGCTTCGCGCATCAACCAGGGCACGACGGTCATCGATCCCGGCAAGGTTCTGATCTCCGGCGCCTCGCGGCTCTCGAACTGGATTTCCGGCTCGGATGCAACCAAGATCGACGGCGGCGCTCTCGCAGCGAACTCGCTCAAGGGCAATACGGCCGTCATCGGTATGCGTGGCATCACGATCGACGGGATCACCTTTGAGCACAACAGCCCGTCGGCAAATCGCGTGTCCTGGACCGCCGGCACGATCGCTTACACCGATGATGCCGGGGCGAGCGTCACTCGCGCGATCACCGCCTCCAACGTTCTTTGGTCGGCTGGCACGCTCTATCTGTATTGGGTGAAGGGCGCGACGACGATCTCGTCAACGACCTCGTTTGCAACGGCCAACGGCGACAACAATGTCATCTTGGCGACCTATAAGGGCGGGATCTGGCTGTTCGCCTCGTATGGCCGGACGATCGTCGATGGTGGTCAGCTCAAGTCGCAGAGTGTCGATACCGAGCAGCTCAAAGCGGGCGCCGTGAAAGCTGGTATCATCGATGTCACGACCCTTTCCGCCATCACCGCTGATGTGGGTGTGATGACTGCCGGGCTGATGCGTTCCGCGAACAGCAAGTTCCAGGTTGATCTCAACAATGAGCGAATCCTGATCGCAGATTGA